The proteins below are encoded in one region of Aestuariivirga litoralis:
- a CDS encoding isoprenylcysteine carboxyl methyltransferase family protein → MSWSIIILSLVAVQRLLELVLARRNTAKLLASGAHEVGATHYPLIVGFHAAWLLGLFWLARGAEVDWFIIAGFVILQGLRLWVLATLGERWTTRILIVPGEKLVARGPYRFFSHPNYAVVAAEIFILPLAFGLYGYAIVGGLINLAILRLRISVENRALRGDN, encoded by the coding sequence ATGAGCTGGTCGATCATCATTCTTTCCTTGGTGGCGGTTCAGCGGCTGCTGGAACTGGTTCTGGCTCGGCGCAACACGGCGAAGCTTCTTGCCAGCGGCGCGCATGAAGTGGGTGCCACGCATTATCCCTTGATCGTGGGCTTTCACGCGGCTTGGCTGCTGGGCTTGTTCTGGCTGGCACGCGGCGCTGAAGTGGACTGGTTTATCATTGCGGGCTTTGTGATCCTGCAGGGCTTGCGGCTCTGGGTGCTGGCCACGCTGGGCGAAAGATGGACGACGCGCATCCTGATCGTGCCGGGTGAGAAGCTGGTGGCGCGCGGTCCGTACCGGTTTTTCAGCCATCCGAATTATGCTGTGGTTGCGGCGGAAATTTTCATCCTGCCGCTGGCCTTCGGGCTTTATGGCTATGCCATTGTTGGCGGGCTGATCAACCTTGCCATTTTGCGGCTGCGCATCAGCGTGGAAAACCGGGCCCTGCGCGGCGACAATTGA
- a CDS encoding M20/M25/M40 family metallo-hydrolase, whose product MMSVDKVVSAAEAGFKSSLDRLFELLRIPSISTDPAYAGPCDDAAAWLVKELKALGFEASVRPTPGRPMVVAHYTPQGATPKTPHALFYGHYDVQPVDPIELWHTKPFEPTLKKGADGVERIYGRGTADDKGQLMTFVEAARAWIATTGSLPVKATFLIEGEEESGSPSLIPFLKANKAELSCDVAFVCDTGMWDEKTPAITTRLRGLVHEEVEVEGPSIDLHSGMYGGPATNPIRALSKLVASLHDKNGKVTIPGFYDGVAPLSKATKKQWASLKFSEKKFLGSVGLKSAAGEKGFSVLEQIWARPTAEVNGMWGGYTGAGTKTVIASKAHAKFTFRLVGKQSPQKVLKAFQAFAKKQMMPDAKLRFSGKGSGAPASEIADGSVYIQKSAAALKAEWGRETMLIGGGGSIPIVRHFKDILGMDSVLVGFGLDDDAIHSPNEKYNLTSFQRGIKSWVRIFGALAR is encoded by the coding sequence ATGATGAGTGTAGATAAAGTTGTCAGCGCAGCAGAAGCCGGCTTCAAATCCAGCCTCGACAGGTTGTTTGAACTTCTGCGCATCCCGTCCATTTCAACCGACCCCGCCTATGCCGGCCCCTGCGATGATGCCGCCGCCTGGCTGGTGAAAGAGCTCAAGGCCTTGGGCTTCGAAGCAAGTGTGCGCCCCACGCCGGGCCGCCCGATGGTGGTGGCGCATTACACGCCGCAGGGTGCCACGCCCAAAACACCGCACGCACTTTTCTATGGCCATTATGATGTGCAGCCCGTCGATCCGATTGAGCTTTGGCACACCAAGCCTTTCGAGCCCACGCTGAAAAAAGGCGCCGATGGCGTGGAGCGCATCTATGGCCGCGGCACGGCGGATGACAAAGGCCAGCTGATGACTTTCGTTGAAGCCGCCCGTGCCTGGATCGCCACCACGGGATCGCTCCCGGTAAAGGCTACTTTCCTCATCGAAGGGGAAGAAGAGTCGGGTTCGCCCTCACTCATTCCCTTCCTGAAAGCCAACAAGGCAGAGCTCTCCTGCGATGTCGCCTTCGTCTGCGACACTGGAATGTGGGACGAGAAAACCCCTGCAATTACAACCCGCTTGCGCGGCCTTGTTCATGAGGAGGTTGAAGTCGAAGGCCCATCGATTGATCTTCACTCCGGCATGTATGGCGGCCCTGCGACGAACCCTATCCGCGCATTGTCGAAGCTGGTCGCCTCGCTGCATGACAAGAATGGCAAGGTCACCATTCCGGGATTCTATGATGGTGTTGCGCCACTGTCCAAAGCCACCAAGAAGCAATGGGCCTCGCTGAAATTTTCGGAAAAGAAGTTCCTTGGCAGCGTGGGCTTGAAATCCGCTGCCGGTGAAAAAGGTTTCAGCGTGCTGGAGCAAATCTGGGCGCGGCCCACAGCGGAAGTGAACGGCATGTGGGGCGGCTATACGGGTGCGGGCACCAAGACGGTGATCGCTTCCAAGGCGCATGCCAAATTCACCTTCCGTCTGGTCGGCAAGCAAAGCCCGCAGAAAGTGCTGAAGGCATTTCAGGCCTTCGCCAAAAAGCAGATGATGCCCGATGCCAAACTCCGTTTCTCCGGCAAAGGCAGCGGTGCACCTGCATCCGAGATTGCTGATGGCAGCGTTTACATCCAGAAATCTGCAGCGGCCTTGAAGGCCGAATGGGGCAGGGAGACGATGCTGATTGGCGGCGGTGGCTCCATCCCCATCGTGCGCCACTTCAAGGATATTCTGGGCATGGATTCGGTGCTTGTGGGCTTCGGCCTGGATGACGATGCCATCCACAGCCCGAATGAGAAATACAACCTCACCAGCTTCCAGCGCGGCATCAAAAGCTGGGTGCGCATTTTTGGTGCGCTGGCGAGATGA
- a CDS encoding M20/M25/M40 family metallo-hydrolase, whose protein sequence is MLQAVLSKIDAAQEESLEILFRLVKFQSIATDPAFDSECIACAHWLKAHLESFGGRASLHNTTGQPVLLSRWNEGQASLPHVLFYGHYDVQPVDPLNLWATPPFEPRIGKTASGVKAVFGRGAADDKGQLLTFLEAVRAWMAIHGTLPFRLTVLLEGDEEGNSDVLDAFLKEQGAALKADIAMICDTEMWDAKTPAITTSLRGCISEDVVVTGPRLDLHSGYFGGPARNPLKALSSLIAKLHDAKGKVTVPGFYDGVKPVSKAKLANWKRLKLTEKEVLGPIGLKTSAGEKGFTLAEQLWARPTLEVNGFWGGYTGIGGKTVLPAKAQAKFSFRLVEGQKPKKVRAAFRAFMKANLPPDCKISFHSHAGDSTGIAVKEDNPWIAEAATALSEEWGVKTALVGSGVSIPVVECFRKHQKMESLLVGFARFDDAAHSPNEKYDLESFHRGTRSWARLFGSIAKRT, encoded by the coding sequence ATGCTTCAAGCCGTACTCTCAAAAATCGATGCCGCGCAAGAAGAAAGCTTGGAAATTTTGTTCCGCTTGGTGAAATTCCAGAGCATCGCAACCGACCCGGCTTTTGACAGTGAATGTATCGCTTGTGCCCACTGGCTGAAGGCCCATTTGGAAAGCTTTGGCGGCCGGGCCAGCTTGCACAACACCACGGGCCAGCCGGTGCTTCTGTCCCGCTGGAACGAAGGCCAGGCCAGCCTGCCGCATGTTCTGTTTTACGGCCATTATGACGTGCAGCCAGTCGATCCACTCAACCTCTGGGCCACGCCACCTTTCGAGCCACGGATCGGCAAAACGGCCAGCGGCGTGAAGGCCGTCTTCGGCCGCGGTGCCGCCGACGACAAGGGCCAGTTGCTAACCTTCCTAGAGGCCGTGCGCGCCTGGATGGCAATTCACGGCACGCTGCCCTTCCGCCTCACCGTGCTGCTTGAAGGCGATGAGGAGGGCAACAGCGATGTGCTGGATGCTTTCCTGAAGGAGCAGGGCGCGGCGCTGAAGGCCGATATCGCCATGATCTGCGACACCGAAATGTGGGATGCCAAAACACCCGCCATCACCACATCGCTGCGCGGCTGTATCAGCGAAGATGTGGTGGTCACCGGGCCACGGCTCGATTTGCATTCCGGCTATTTCGGCGGCCCCGCCCGAAACCCGCTGAAGGCGCTCTCGAGCCTCATCGCCAAGCTGCATGACGCCAAGGGCAAGGTCACCGTGCCCGGCTTCTATGACGGCGTGAAGCCGGTTTCCAAAGCCAAGCTTGCCAATTGGAAACGCTTGAAGCTGACGGAGAAGGAAGTGCTCGGCCCCATCGGCCTCAAGACTTCCGCAGGCGAAAAGGGCTTCACCCTGGCCGAGCAGCTCTGGGCCCGGCCCACGCTGGAGGTCAACGGCTTCTGGGGCGGCTATACCGGCATCGGCGGCAAGACGGTTCTGCCCGCCAAGGCGCAAGCCAAATTCTCATTCCGTTTGGTCGAAGGCCAGAAACCAAAGAAAGTGCGCGCCGCCTTCCGCGCTTTCATGAAGGCGAACCTGCCGCCCGATTGCAAAATCAGCTTCCATTCCCATGCCGGTGATTCAACCGGCATCGCCGTGAAGGAAGACAATCCATGGATCGCCGAGGCCGCAACCGCCCTGAGCGAAGAATGGGGTGTGAAGACCGCATTGGTCGGCAGCGGCGTTTCGATCCCCGTCGTCGAATGTTTCCGCAAGCATCAGAAAATGGAAAGCCTGCTCGTGGGCTTCGCCCGGTTTGATGATGCGGCCCACAGCCCGAACGAAAAATATGATCTTGAAAGTTTTCACCGCGGCACGCGCTCTTGGGCGCGGCTGTTTGGCAGCATTGCAAAAAGGACGTGA
- a CDS encoding type III polyketide synthase, which produces MEKHAAKILSIATAVPPHVVETEFVRREAAKVFGRLGGSLFEHLLPIFGNSGIKRRYSVCPPEWFYEKQGWPERTAEYMRASKDLFKKAAHDALAQAGVAASEISTIVTVSTTGIATPSLEAHVMGELGFRTDVKRVPVFGLGCAGGLSGLSLAARLAVAEPGQKVLLVVIELCTLAFKLNEFTKANIVATAIFGDGAAAAVLEAGPGGLAAVEHAGEHTWPDSIDVMGWRVDPDGFGAIFSRDIPDLVTHELRPVADAFLTRHNLTLDDIDAFSFHPGGAKVITALEKAFHLDQGRLQDEREVLADYGNMSAATVMFVLARALKEKWKGRRLLGSLGPGFTASMMTMQPA; this is translated from the coding sequence ATGGAAAAACATGCCGCAAAAATTCTGAGTATCGCTACCGCCGTTCCGCCGCATGTGGTGGAAACAGAATTTGTGCGGCGGGAAGCGGCCAAGGTCTTTGGCCGTTTGGGTGGCAGCCTGTTTGAACATCTGCTGCCGATCTTCGGAAATTCCGGCATCAAGCGGCGCTATTCGGTGTGCCCGCCGGAATGGTTCTATGAAAAGCAGGGCTGGCCGGAACGCACGGCTGAATATATGCGCGCCAGCAAGGACCTGTTCAAGAAAGCAGCGCACGATGCGCTGGCGCAGGCTGGTGTGGCTGCCAGCGAGATCAGCACCATCGTCACTGTCTCCACCACCGGAATCGCCACGCCTTCGCTGGAAGCGCATGTGATGGGTGAGTTGGGATTTCGCACCGATGTAAAACGCGTGCCGGTTTTCGGGCTGGGCTGTGCGGGAGGGCTTTCCGGCCTTTCACTCGCCGCGCGGCTGGCGGTGGCCGAGCCAGGGCAGAAAGTGTTGCTCGTGGTGATCGAGCTTTGCACGCTGGCGTTCAAGCTGAATGAATTCACCAAGGCCAATATCGTGGCCACCGCGATCTTTGGCGATGGCGCTGCGGCTGCGGTGCTGGAAGCAGGGCCTGGCGGACTGGCGGCGGTTGAACATGCGGGCGAGCATACCTGGCCAGATTCCATCGACGTGATGGGCTGGCGGGTGGACCCGGATGGGTTCGGCGCCATCTTCTCACGTGATATTCCAGATCTCGTCACGCATGAATTGCGGCCCGTGGCCGATGCCTTCCTGACGCGGCACAACCTGACGCTGGATGATATTGATGCCTTCAGCTTTCATCCCGGTGGCGCCAAGGTGATCACCGCTTTGGAAAAGGCCTTCCATCTGGACCAGGGCCGTTTGCAGGATGAGCGCGAGGTGCTGGCGGACTATGGCAACATGTCTGCCGCCACAGTGATGTTCGTGCTGGCGCGGGCCTTGAAAGAAAAATGGAAAGGGCGCCGCCTGCTGGGCTCTCTCGGCCCCGGCTTCACCGCCAGCATGATGACCATGCAGCCGGCATGA
- a CDS encoding nuclear transport factor 2 family protein, translating to MHQLKQRLANYTAALNRFDMDTVERMFAEDAVYASPGLASVIQGRAAIMAAFRAYFAKHPDQVNGDEDVREEGRSVTARWTLRSSSSQRSGMQVIRFNEAGEIDRIDVTDD from the coding sequence TTGCATCAGCTAAAACAGCGTTTGGCAAACTACACGGCAGCCCTCAACCGGTTTGACATGGACACTGTGGAACGGATGTTCGCGGAGGATGCCGTCTATGCCTCGCCGGGGTTAGCTTCAGTAATACAGGGTAGGGCGGCAATCATGGCCGCCTTCCGCGCCTATTTTGCGAAGCATCCAGATCAGGTGAATGGAGACGAGGATGTCCGCGAAGAAGGCCGGTCGGTAACGGCAAGATGGACCTTGCGTTCATCTAGCTCTCAGCGCAGCGGCATGCAGGTGATCCGCTTCAACGAGGCAGGAGAAATTGATCGCATCGACGTGACGGACGACTAA
- a CDS encoding pyridoxamine 5'-phosphate oxidase family protein, whose translation MNAPSDKTRIKRLAKRAAYDADTVHAILDAQPFCSVGYIFKGVPFVTPTMQWREGNHIYWHGSSASRALEASEDAEVCVNVTLIDGMVMARSAFNHSVNYRSVMAFGKAFKVSDPAEKEQKMKTFVDTLFPGRWEMLREMSKQEFKATMILGLELNEVSAKVRNGGPGDDEEDFALPIWAGVIPMQTQFLAPMDCPRLPEGLTPPEHVTKYRIG comes from the coding sequence ATGAACGCACCTTCAGACAAAACCCGCATCAAGCGCCTGGCCAAGCGGGCCGCCTATGATGCCGACACGGTGCATGCCATCTTGGATGCGCAGCCTTTCTGCAGTGTGGGTTACATTTTTAAGGGCGTGCCTTTTGTGACGCCCACCATGCAATGGCGCGAGGGCAACCATATTTACTGGCACGGCTCATCCGCCAGCCGCGCGCTCGAAGCCAGCGAGGATGCGGAAGTGTGCGTGAATGTCACGCTGATTGACGGCATGGTGATGGCGCGTTCGGCCTTCAATCACTCGGTGAATTACCGCTCGGTCATGGCCTTTGGCAAAGCCTTCAAGGTGAGCGACCCGGCAGAGAAAGAGCAGAAGATGAAAACCTTCGTCGACACGCTGTTTCCCGGCCGCTGGGAGATGCTGCGCGAAATGTCGAAGCAGGAATTCAAGGCCACGATGATCCTGGGGCTGGAGCTGAATGAGGTTTCTGCCAAGGTTCGCAATGGCGGGCCGGGCGATGATGAAGAAGATTTCGCCCTGCCGATCTGGGCCGGGGTGATTCCGATGCAGACGCAGTTCCTCGCACCGATGGATTGCCCACGACTGCCGGAGGGGCTGACACCGCCGGAGCATGTGACGAAATACCGGATTGGGTGA
- a CDS encoding SLC13 family permease gives MSAEQASFLLARDSLLANEVSSGLHRIRRRGYQRYVLWKNFIDFSLLWKRRWFIIAMFLGFALMTAPTPAGLTHQGQIVLCMSLISTILFASEAVPLPTVPLLIIVGEVVLLGIDPTVVAQSLMTDSVLFIMGSLMLAVAVVKQRLDKRIAWWIVRITGTNLYAISFGLVVVCGLLAAFIGEHTVAAMMLPVGVTLISLTSNEPTKVRNVAAVLLFSICYGCSIAGVATPSGGARNAIMISYWKSLFFNPEDPATNRYIMDYLHWALYAFPMFLLRLPFVTLLLAWTFKPETTDMTRSIARLRTQVAMQGPMRGSEWMTILIFGVTITAWVGFSQHLGLGTIAIAGTAAFLIFGLVRWEDINAGVNWGVIWLYAAAISLGVEMKATGAAEWVAHSMLHGMQAVNANGLFPFNFTISVLTIFVSNTMTAGAAVAVLAPIVLNTAVASGHDPLATGFLSAISSAFGYLTPAAQPAFTIVYASGYLKASDFMKIGVRMMILSFMVLMLLAQYYWPQLS, from the coding sequence ATGAGCGCAGAACAGGCCAGCTTCCTCTTAGCCCGCGACAGTTTGCTGGCAAACGAGGTGTCGTCTGGCCTTCACCGCATCCGCCGGCGCGGTTACCAGCGCTATGTCCTTTGGAAGAATTTCATCGATTTCTCGCTGCTGTGGAAGCGGCGCTGGTTCATCATTGCCATGTTCCTTGGCTTTGCACTGATGACGGCGCCCACGCCTGCGGGGCTGACGCATCAGGGCCAGATCGTTCTGTGCATGTCGCTGATCTCGACGATCCTGTTTGCCAGCGAGGCGGTGCCGCTGCCCACAGTGCCGTTGCTGATTATTGTCGGCGAAGTGGTGCTGCTGGGAATTGACCCCACGGTGGTGGCGCAGAGCCTGATGACGGACTCTGTGCTGTTCATCATGGGCTCGCTGATGCTGGCCGTGGCGGTGGTGAAGCAGCGTCTCGACAAACGCATTGCCTGGTGGATCGTGCGGATCACTGGCACCAATCTTTACGCCATCAGTTTCGGACTGGTCGTTGTGTGCGGTTTGCTGGCGGCCTTTATCGGTGAACATACAGTGGCGGCGATGATGCTGCCGGTGGGCGTGACGCTGATTTCACTGACCTCGAATGAACCCACCAAAGTGCGCAATGTGGCCGCCGTGCTGTTGTTCTCGATCTGCTATGGTTGCTCGATTGCCGGCGTAGCCACGCCATCGGGCGGCGCGCGCAATGCCATCATGATTTCCTATTGGAAATCGCTATTCTTCAACCCGGAGGACCCGGCCACCAACCGCTACATCATGGATTACCTGCATTGGGCACTTTACGCCTTCCCGATGTTCCTGCTGCGCCTGCCCTTCGTCACGCTGCTGCTGGCCTGGACCTTCAAGCCCGAAACCACTGACATGACGCGCTCCATCGCGCGGCTGCGCACGCAGGTTGCCATGCAGGGGCCGATGCGTGGTTCGGAATGGATGACCATCCTGATTTTCGGCGTCACCATCACCGCCTGGGTCGGCTTTTCGCAGCATCTGGGCCTGGGCACGATTGCGATTGCCGGCACGGCAGCGTTTCTGATTTTCGGCCTGGTGCGCTGGGAAGACATCAATGCCGGCGTGAACTGGGGGGTGATCTGGCTTTATGCTGCCGCGATTTCGCTGGGCGTGGAAATGAAGGCCACGGGCGCTGCCGAATGGGTGGCGCACAGCATGCTGCATGGCATGCAAGCGGTGAATGCCAATGGGCTGTTCCCGTTCAACTTCACCATTTCAGTGCTCACCATTTTCGTGTCCAACACAATGACTGCGGGTGCTGCCGTGGCGGTGCTGGCGCCCATCGTGCTGAACACGGCGGTGGCTTCGGGGCATGATCCGTTGGCCACTGGTTTCCTGTCAGCGATTTCATCAGCCTTTGGATATCTGACGCCTGCAGCGCAACCGGCGTTCACGATTGTGTATGCGTCAGGCTATCTCAAGGCATCTGACTTTATGAAAATTGGCGTGCGCATGATGATCCTGTCCTTCATGGTGCTGATGCTGCTGGCGCAATATTACTGGCCGCAATTATCATGA